The following coding sequences lie in one Rutidosis leptorrhynchoides isolate AG116_Rl617_1_P2 chromosome 4, CSIRO_AGI_Rlap_v1, whole genome shotgun sequence genomic window:
- the LOC139845025 gene encoding ATP-dependent RNA helicase HAS1-like, protein MTILERNPNSKIENGDGSNNKKKRKRNKIKKDSGEEASDLPAQVAEINDSDNKKKMKINKKHKEIETDEIKEEEDGDERLNVEEEEEEEEEEEIKEMKKNKVKGGGGIMSSDPFTLLPLSEPTKKAIADMGFQYMTQIQARGIPPLLEGKDVLGAAITGSGKTLAFLVPAVELLYRASFVSRNGTGVVVICPTRELAIQTHAVAKDLLKYHSQTLGLVMGGAARRGEAERLVKGVNLLVATPGRLLDHLQNTKGFIYKNLVCLVIDEADLILEANFEEEMKQIIRILPKVRQTALFSATQTTNVDDLARLSFQDTPVYIDVRLKDFNEGLQHGYCVVPIAKRFMLLYSFLKRNMSKKVMVFFSSCDSVKFHSELLMYIRVKCFDIHGKQKQQKRTSTFFDFCKAEKGILLCTNVAARGLDIPAVDWIVQYDPPDEPKEYIHRVGRTARGEGAKGNALLFLISEELQFLRYLKAVKVQVNEYEFDEKKIYNVQSHLEKLVGNNYYLNKSAKDAYRSYLLAYNSHSMKDIFNVHRLDMQAVASSFCFSNPPKLNLNIDSNTSKFRQKTRKIQGRSRNGFSQNNPYGRNRDNDNTQIVRY, encoded by the exons ATGACAATCTTAGAGAGAAACCCTAATTCCAAAATTGAAAATGGTGATGGTTCTAATAACAAAAAGAAACGAAAGAGGAACAAGATCAAAAAGGACAGCGGTGAGGAAGCTTCCGATTTGCCAGCACAAGTTGCAGAAATCAACGACAGTGACAAcaagaagaagatgaagataaaTAAGAAACATAAAGAAATAGAAACCGATGAAattaaagaggaagaagatggcgATGAGCGTTTAAACgtcgaggaagaagaagaagaagaagaagaagaagagataaaGGAGATGAAGAAAAATAAGGTGAAAGGTGGTGGTGGGATTATGAGTAGTGATCCTTTTACGCTTTTACCCTTATCTGAACCAACCAAGAAAGCTATTGCGGATATGGGTTTTCAATATATGACACAG ATTCAAGCTAGAGGTATACCTCCTCTTTTGGAAGGAAAAGATGTTCTTGGAGCTGCAATAACAGGTTCTGGTAAAACATTAGCCTTTCTTGTACCAGCAGTTGAGTTGTTGTATCGTGCTTCGTTTGTTTCTCGAAATGGGACCGGTGTTGTTGTCATTTGCCCAACTAGGGAGCTTGCGATACAA ACTCATGCAGTTGCAAAGGACCTTCTCAAGTATCATTCACAGACTCTCGGGTTGGTAATGGGTGGTGCAGCAAGAAGAGGTGAAGCCGAGCGTCTTGTAAAGGGAGTTAATTTATTGGTAGCGACACCTGGGCGACTTCTTGATCATTTACAGAACACAAAAGGGTTTATTTATAAGAACCTTGTG TGCCTTGTGATTGATGAAGCTGATCTGATTTTGGAAGCAAACTTTGAGGAAGAAATGAAGCAGATAATTAGAATCCTACCCAAG GTGAGGCAGACGGCTCTTTTTTCAGCCACTCAGACCACAAAC GTTGATGATCTTGCCCGCTTATCCTTTCAAGATACTCCTGTTTATATCGATGTGAGGCTCAAG GATTTTAATGAAGGTTTGCAACATGGTTACTGTGTGGTTCCAATTGCAAAGAGATTCATGCTTCtctactctttcttgaaaagaaatATGTCAAAAAAAGTGATGGTTTTCTTTTCTTCATGCGATTCGGTTAAATTTCATTCGGAGCTTCTTATGTATATTCGAGTCAAATGTTTTGATATTCATGGGAAGCAAAAACAGCAGAAACGAACTTCCACTTTCTTTGATTTTTGTAAAGCAGAAAAAGGAATCTTGTTATGTACTAATGTTGCTGCTCGTGGTCTTGATATCCCTGCTGTC GATTGGATTGTGCAGTATGATCCTCCAGATGAGCCTAAG GAATATATTCACCGAGTTGGTCGAACTGCGCGTGGAGAGGGTGCGAAAGGGAATGCATTGCTTTTTCTTATTTCTGAAGAATTGCAGTTTCTTCGCTATCTCAAG GCTGTAAAAGTACAAGTTAATGAGTACGAGTTTGATGAAAAGAAAATATATAATGTGCAGTCCCACCTG GAAAAATTGGTTGGCAACAACTATTATTTGAACAAATCAGCTAAAGATGCATATAGATCGTACTTATTAGCATATAACTCACACTCCATGAAGGACATCTTCAATGTTCACCGCCTTGATATGCAG GCGGTTGCGTCATCGTTTTGCTTTTCAAATCCTCCAAAGCTTAACCTGAACATAGATAGCAACACATCAAAATTCAGGCAAAAAACACGTAAGATACAAGGAAGAAGCCGAAATGGATTTAGCCAAAACAATCCTTATGGCAGGAATCGTGATAACGACAACACCCAGATTGTAAGATATTAG